In Xenopus tropicalis strain Nigerian chromosome 5, UCB_Xtro_10.0, whole genome shotgun sequence, one genomic interval encodes:
- the ccr6 gene encoding C-C chemokine receptor type 6 codes for MDDLFTTTEFYYTDYTDFAEGKVCSLEDVRQFKKKFAPVVLSLIFAVGLVGNLLVVITFRYYKRTKSMTDVYLLNMAVADILFVLTLPFWTVNYHKGEWIFKDFMCKFIRSIYAINFTCSMLLLACVGIDRYVAIVQVTKSFRFRTTTMAYKRVICFSVWIMSACLSGLTYYFSKCYKYNERFVCEASYPEDATALKWKLAVIIVQISLGFCIPFFVMFFCYLCIIKTLLQAHNSQRHKAIRVIVAVVAVFLVCQVPYNVVLVIKATQLGRTDGICSKNINYAYAFFITETVAFFHCCLNPVIYAFVGVKFRNYFMKIMQDLWCISKQYMVGSRISRVPSETSRRTSEVYVTEGGSSFTM; via the coding sequence ATGGATGATTTATTTACTACAACAGAATTCTATTACACTGATTACACCGATTTTGCAGAAGGCAAAGTTTGCAGTTTGGAAGATGTTCGACAGTTTAAGAAAAAATTTGCCCCTGTTGTACTTTCCCTGATTTTTGCAGTGGGACTTGTAGGCAACCTGTTAGTTGTTATAACTTTCAGGTACTATAAGAGAACAAAATCTATGACAGATGTGTACCTTTTGAACATGGCAGTAGCTGACATACTATTTGTTTTAACCCTTCCATTCTGGACTGTGAATTATCATAAAGGAGAATGGATTTTCAAGGATTTCATGTGCAAATTTATCAGATCTATTTATGCAATCAATTTCACGTGCAGCATGCTGTTGTTGGCATGTGTTGGCATTGATCGATATGTTGCAATTGTTCAGGTTACTAAATCGTTTCGGTTCAGAACAACCACTATGGCATACAAAAGAGTGATTTGTTTCTCTGTGTGGATCATGTCTGCTTGCCTTTCAGGTCTAACATACTATTTCAGTAAGTGTTATAAATATAATGAAAGATTTGTTTGTGAAGCAAGTTACCCAGAAGATGCAACAGCATTAAAGTGGAAGTTAGCAGTtataattgtgcaaattagtCTAGGGTTTTGTATTCcattttttgtaatgtttttttgctACTTGTGCATAATTAAAACACTTCTGCAGGCACATAATTCTCAAAGACACAAGGCAATACGTGTCATAGTTGCTGTGGTGGCTGTGTTCTTAGTCTGCCAGGTACCATATAATGTGGTCCTTGTGATAAAAGCTACTCAGTTAGGGCGTACAGATGGTATCTGCTCAAAAAATATTAACTATGCTTATGCATTTTTTATCACTGAAACTGTGGCTTTTTTTCACTGCTGCCTTAATCCTGTAATCTATGCATTTGTTGGGGTAAAATTTAGAAATTACTTTATGAAAATAATGCAAGATCTGTGGTGTATAAGTAAGCAGTATATGGTAGGTTCCCGTATCTCCCGAGTGCCATCTGAAACCTCCAGGAGAACAAGTGAAGTCTATGTCACAGAAGGCGGCTCTTCATTTACAATGTAA